One genomic region from Streptomyces venezuelae encodes:
- a CDS encoding glycosyltransferase has translation MRSSSRLTSGADVRPPLAPDPASATVLHAVQPGDGGVARVVVDLVRAQRAAGLRVAVACPPGTALSEAVRAEGAETHDWRAGRDPGPRLVRETRELARVIRAVGPSLVHAHSAKAGLCARLALRGRIPTVYQPHAWSFEAVTGTTASLARRWERFGARWADRILCVSEAERRTGEAAGVTADWSVVHNGVDVARFATEGPPGNPVPTVVCVGRLCRQKGQDVLLAAWPAVLAEVPTARLVLVGDGPDGERLRAAAGPSVRFTGAVDDTVPWYRAADVVVLPSRWEGMALAPLEAMASGRPVVVSDVDGARESLPPSHASRCLVPPEDPAALAAALGRLLGRPELRHRLGREAHAHVLNSFDVRRTGAAVAGVYRELAGVRGAEHREPIAQ, from the coding sequence GTGCGCTCTTCCTCCAGGCTGACGTCCGGCGCTGACGTGCGGCCCCCACTGGCGCCGGACCCGGCGTCCGCCACCGTCCTGCACGCGGTCCAGCCCGGGGACGGCGGGGTCGCCCGTGTCGTCGTCGACCTGGTCCGCGCCCAGCGCGCCGCCGGCCTGCGGGTCGCGGTCGCCTGCCCGCCCGGCACAGCCCTCTCCGAAGCCGTCCGCGCCGAGGGCGCGGAGACCCACGACTGGCGGGCCGGCCGGGACCCAGGTCCCCGGCTGGTCCGCGAGACGAGGGAGCTGGCCCGGGTGATCCGTGCCGTCGGGCCCTCGCTCGTCCACGCGCACAGCGCCAAGGCCGGGCTGTGCGCCCGGCTCGCCCTGCGCGGACGGATTCCGACGGTGTATCAGCCGCATGCCTGGTCCTTCGAGGCGGTCACCGGGACGACCGCCTCGCTGGCCCGCCGCTGGGAGCGGTTCGGCGCCCGCTGGGCGGACCGGATCCTCTGCGTGAGCGAGGCCGAGCGCCGTACCGGCGAGGCGGCCGGGGTCACGGCGGACTGGTCCGTCGTCCACAACGGTGTGGACGTGGCCCGGTTCGCGACCGAGGGACCGCCCGGCAACCCCGTACCCACCGTCGTCTGCGTGGGCCGGCTCTGCCGTCAGAAGGGTCAGGACGTGCTGCTCGCCGCCTGGCCCGCCGTCCTCGCGGAGGTGCCGACGGCCCGTCTCGTCCTGGTCGGCGACGGCCCGGACGGCGAACGGCTGCGCGCGGCGGCGGGCCCCTCGGTCCGCTTCACCGGCGCCGTCGACGACACCGTCCCCTGGTACCGGGCGGCCGACGTGGTCGTCCTGCCGTCCCGCTGGGAGGGCATGGCGCTCGCGCCCCTGGAGGCCATGGCGAGCGGCCGGCCGGTCGTCGTCAGCGACGTGGACGGGGCGCGCGAGAGCCTGCCGCCCTCCCACGCGTCCCGGTGCCTGGTCCCGCCCGAGGACCCGGCCGCGCTCGCCGCCGCTCTCGGCCGCCTCCTCGGCAGGCCGGAGCTGCGGCACCGACTGGGCCGCGAGGCCCACGCACACGTACTGAACAGTTTCGATGTCCGGCGCACCGGCGCGGCCGTCGCGGGCGTCTACCGCGAACTCGCCGGCGTGCGGGGGGCCGAACACAGAGAGCCGATTGCGCAGTGA
- a CDS encoding sugar transferase, whose product MTTESTSVPSPGPWPTAGQSFGLASLAPRRDTTDRLALPRRPVRRRTGAAPLVAVDCLAVLAAASLLGAVHQDARLLLPVAALVLVLDGHGGLYRPAAHTRLLDELPALASRAGVAWCLAAAAVAAYSPALVIGPLRLCAAYGTHVAVVCLVRALVLARRRRVARERPRSALVVGGTGAARRFAAAAAQHPEYGMRPVGIVGVPEQGGSPRATGEAGLPVLTTTEEIHRAVIQNSVCDAVFLDDDPGLVTLFQHYGCLTWRVGGERQTGPMGEHLWGYARHRIVPLGERPGLTAKRALDIALAAPALALALPVLLLCALAVRLSDGPGVLFRQERVGQHGRHFTLLKFRTLRPTDDTESATRWNVAGDRRMSAAGSFLRKSSLDELPQLWNVLRGDMSLVGPRPERPYFVAQFSKIHTGYAARHRMPVGLTGLAQVHGLRGDTSIEDRCRFDNHYIDHWSLWQDVCILLRTAAGLVRPTGS is encoded by the coding sequence GTGACCACGGAAAGTACCAGCGTTCCTTCCCCGGGCCCCTGGCCCACGGCGGGCCAGTCCTTCGGCCTCGCCTCCCTCGCGCCGCGCCGCGACACGACGGACCGGCTCGCACTGCCGCGCCGTCCCGTCCGCCGGCGGACCGGCGCCGCGCCGCTCGTCGCCGTCGACTGCCTCGCCGTCCTGGCCGCCGCCTCGCTGCTGGGCGCGGTGCACCAGGACGCCCGGCTGCTGCTGCCGGTCGCGGCACTCGTCCTCGTCCTCGACGGGCACGGCGGGCTCTACCGGCCGGCCGCGCACACCCGGCTGCTCGACGAGCTGCCCGCGCTCGCCTCCCGTGCCGGGGTCGCCTGGTGCCTGGCGGCGGCCGCCGTCGCCGCGTACTCCCCCGCGCTCGTGATCGGGCCGCTGCGGCTCTGTGCCGCGTACGGCACGCACGTCGCCGTCGTGTGCCTGGTCCGCGCGCTGGTGCTCGCCCGCAGGCGGCGGGTGGCGCGGGAGCGTCCGCGCTCGGCGCTGGTCGTCGGCGGGACGGGGGCCGCGCGCCGGTTCGCCGCCGCGGCGGCCCAGCACCCCGAGTACGGGATGCGGCCGGTCGGGATCGTCGGTGTGCCGGAGCAGGGCGGTTCTCCCCGGGCGACCGGGGAGGCCGGGCTTCCGGTGCTCACCACGACCGAAGAGATCCATCGGGCCGTCATCCAGAACAGCGTGTGCGACGCGGTGTTCCTCGACGACGACCCGGGTCTCGTGACGCTCTTCCAGCACTACGGCTGCCTGACCTGGCGGGTGGGCGGCGAGCGGCAGACCGGGCCCATGGGCGAGCACCTGTGGGGGTACGCCCGGCACCGCATCGTCCCGCTGGGCGAGCGCCCGGGGCTGACCGCCAAGCGGGCGCTGGACATCGCGCTCGCCGCGCCCGCGCTGGCGCTCGCGCTGCCGGTGCTGCTGCTGTGCGCGCTCGCCGTGCGGCTCTCGGACGGTCCGGGGGTCCTCTTCCGGCAGGAGCGGGTGGGCCAGCACGGCCGCCACTTCACGCTCCTCAAGTTCCGCACGCTCCGGCCGACCGACGACACCGAGTCGGCGACCCGCTGGAACGTGGCGGGCGACCGGCGGATGAGCGCGGCCGGCAGCTTCCTGCGCAAGAGCTCGCTGGACGAGCTGCCGCAGCTGTGGAACGTCCTGCGCGGGGACATGAGCCTGGTCGGGCCCCGGCCCGAACGCCCCTACTTCGTCGCCCAGTTCAGCAAGATCCACACCGGTTACGCGGCCCGGCACCGGATGCCGGTGGGGCTGACCGGCCTGGCGCAGGTGCACGGGCTGCGCGGCGACACCTCGATCGAGGACCGCTGCCGCTTCGACAACCACTACATCGACCACTGGTCGCTCTGGCAGGACGTCTGCATCCTGCTGCGTACGGCGGCCGGGCTCGTCCGACCCACAGGGAGCTGA
- a CDS encoding O-antigen ligase family protein, producing MATAVTPVPAVDPEVRTGSPAPALRPDVRDRIRRAGALSPVLAVIALLLVPGGGGAQGGTGGTGTIADAASGLLVVICLVRLLRGGARPLTRAAAVVLGLPVLGICLAAITSNDPAASLPGVARYVQVFVLVPAAVLLMIRDRRDFAVVAWGLVGLALVQGAVGVVQYLTGTGASYMGEDIRAVGTFGPTDVMGMATVVSYGLVVVTGIALGSRPGRARTAALVCAALLFLPLVLSFSRGAWIATVLACGIQLLLAGPRRAARVALAAGALGVVLVGGLGIGSAMVKERVASITQVAAAPDQSVTDRYTMWAAAGRMWSTDPVTGVGLKGFPAYRDSNASLALSSGSDTAGAGAAFQRQPLLSPHNMYLLVLSEQGLLGLLALAGSWVALLVGALRRRRLGADCALVASGLLSWQLIDFFYADIGGPSTVLMSVVFGLAAWWSLAEVRSA from the coding sequence ATGGCCACGGCCGTGACGCCGGTGCCGGCGGTCGACCCGGAGGTACGGACCGGCTCGCCGGCTCCGGCGCTCCGTCCCGACGTGCGGGACCGGATCCGCCGGGCCGGGGCGCTGTCCCCGGTCCTCGCCGTGATCGCGCTGCTGCTCGTCCCGGGCGGCGGCGGCGCTCAGGGCGGCACCGGCGGCACCGGCACGATCGCGGACGCGGCCTCCGGGCTCCTCGTCGTGATCTGCCTCGTGCGGCTGCTGCGCGGCGGCGCACGGCCGCTGACCCGGGCGGCGGCCGTCGTCCTCGGGCTGCCCGTCCTCGGGATCTGCCTGGCCGCGATCACCTCGAACGACCCGGCGGCGAGCCTGCCGGGTGTCGCCCGCTACGTACAGGTCTTCGTCCTGGTCCCGGCGGCCGTGCTCCTGATGATCCGCGACCGGCGGGACTTCGCCGTGGTCGCCTGGGGGCTCGTCGGTCTCGCGCTGGTCCAGGGCGCGGTGGGGGTCGTCCAGTACCTGACCGGCACGGGCGCCTCGTACATGGGTGAGGACATCCGGGCCGTCGGCACCTTCGGGCCGACCGATGTGATGGGCATGGCGACGGTCGTGTCGTACGGGCTCGTCGTCGTCACCGGGATCGCGCTCGGCAGCCGGCCCGGCCGGGCCCGGACGGCGGCGCTGGTCTGCGCGGCGCTGCTCTTCCTGCCGCTGGTGCTGTCCTTCAGCCGGGGCGCGTGGATCGCGACCGTGCTCGCCTGCGGCATCCAGCTGCTGCTCGCCGGGCCCCGGCGGGCGGCGCGGGTGGCGCTCGCGGCCGGGGCGCTCGGGGTGGTGCTCGTCGGCGGTCTCGGCATCGGCTCCGCGATGGTGAAGGAGCGGGTCGCCAGCATCACGCAGGTGGCGGCGGCGCCGGACCAGTCGGTGACGGACCGGTACACAATGTGGGCGGCGGCCGGGCGGATGTGGAGCACGGATCCGGTCACGGGTGTCGGCCTCAAGGGCTTCCCCGCGTACCGCGACTCGAACGCCTCGCTCGCGCTCTCCTCCGGCAGCGACACGGCCGGGGCGGGCGCCGCCTTCCAGCGGCAGCCGCTGCTGTCCCCGCACAACATGTACCTGCTGGTGCTCAGTGAGCAGGGCCTTCTGGGGCTCCTCGCGCTGGCGGGCAGCTGGGTGGCGCTGCTCGTCGGCGCGCTGCGGCGGCGACGCCTCGGCGCGGACTGCGCGCTCGTCGCCTCGGGCCTGCTGTCCTGGCAGCTCATCGACTTCTTCTACGCGGACATCGGCGGCCCCTCGACGGTGCTGATGTCGGTCGTGTTCGGCCTGGCGGCCTGGTGGTCGCTGGCGGAGGTGCGGAGTGCGTGA
- a CDS encoding lipid II flippase MurJ, with protein sequence MLPGAGARTGTAVRADPVRVRAPRGRRAHARARVRAGADRVQGRGFLAKAAAVTAALTAVGALLGLVRDQILAGYFGAGAETDAFLVAWTVPEFASTLLIEDALALILVPAFSRALARRSGSLFGDPVRALVRGTLPRLTLAVAVIATVLVLAAPLIVSALAPGLPDPRLAVDCTRLTATCVLSFALVGYCSAALRAHGCFLPPAAIYVAYNVGIIGTILVLREPWGVRSAAAGVAVGGVLMVLVQAPSLLRELRARPVPKEEPTALAPDGGPAGQEGRILVLGLIAPVVAFSLCRQSQTLIERFLASPLPAGAISHLNYAQKVAQMPMILSLMLCTVSFPVVARALAAGETEAARRRVERDLLLAAVVVLVGASTVIAAAPKIVELLFERGEFDRTDTVATAAVMRVYSLGLLGQTMVGALVRCYFSAARPLWYPATAMAAGLATTTVAGIFGAHYWGVVGIAAANALGITCSAVLLLRGAHRQAVPVRVDRLGEGLLRLATAGAWATGAGWLCSVGIDSPALSVTVATAVVVGVFLLFIACAAKAPEIPPLPRSASRRTDHARPHRAAPTAAEAAPVGETAPVGGDVPLDHGPR encoded by the coding sequence GTGCTGCCGGGGGCGGGAGCGCGTACGGGCACCGCCGTACGGGCGGACCCGGTGCGGGTGCGGGCTCCGCGCGGCCGTCGGGCGCACGCCCGGGCGCGGGTGCGGGCCGGGGCCGACCGGGTCCAGGGGCGGGGCTTTCTCGCGAAGGCCGCCGCCGTGACCGCCGCGCTCACCGCCGTCGGGGCGCTGCTCGGGCTCGTACGCGACCAGATCCTCGCCGGGTACTTCGGCGCGGGCGCGGAGACGGACGCCTTCCTGGTGGCGTGGACGGTTCCCGAGTTCGCCTCGACGCTGCTCATCGAGGACGCGCTCGCGCTGATCCTGGTGCCGGCCTTCTCCCGGGCGCTCGCCCGCCGTTCGGGCAGCCTCTTCGGGGATCCGGTGCGCGCCCTCGTGCGCGGCACGCTCCCGCGGCTCACCCTCGCCGTCGCGGTCATCGCCACCGTGCTCGTCCTGGCGGCGCCGCTGATCGTCTCCGCCCTCGCGCCCGGCCTGCCCGACCCGCGGCTCGCCGTCGACTGCACCCGGCTGACCGCGACCTGCGTGCTGTCCTTCGCTCTGGTGGGGTACTGCTCGGCGGCGCTCCGCGCGCACGGCTGCTTCCTGCCGCCGGCGGCGATCTACGTGGCGTACAACGTCGGCATCATCGGCACGATCCTGGTGCTGCGCGAACCGTGGGGCGTGCGGTCCGCCGCCGCCGGGGTCGCGGTCGGCGGGGTCCTGATGGTCCTCGTCCAGGCACCGTCGCTCCTCCGCGAGCTGCGGGCCCGCCCGGTGCCGAAGGAGGAGCCGACCGCGCTCGCGCCCGACGGCGGGCCGGCCGGTCAGGAGGGGCGCATCCTCGTCCTCGGGCTCATCGCACCCGTCGTCGCCTTCTCGCTGTGCCGGCAGTCCCAGACGCTCATCGAGCGGTTCCTCGCCTCGCCGCTGCCGGCCGGAGCCATCTCGCATCTGAACTACGCGCAGAAGGTCGCGCAGATGCCGATGATCCTCTCCCTGATGCTGTGCACGGTCAGCTTCCCCGTGGTCGCCCGCGCCCTCGCGGCGGGCGAGACCGAGGCGGCCCGCCGCCGGGTCGAGCGGGACCTGCTGCTCGCCGCCGTCGTCGTGCTCGTCGGCGCCTCGACGGTGATCGCCGCCGCCCCCAAGATCGTCGAACTGCTCTTCGAGCGGGGAGAGTTCGACCGTACCGACACCGTCGCCACCGCCGCCGTCATGCGCGTCTACTCCCTCGGCCTCCTCGGCCAGACCATGGTCGGCGCCCTCGTCCGCTGCTACTTCTCCGCCGCCCGCCCCCTCTGGTACCCGGCCACCGCCATGGCCGCCGGGCTCGCCACGACCACCGTCGCCGGGATCTTCGGAGCCCACTACTGGGGCGTCGTCGGCATCGCCGCCGCCAACGCCCTCGGCATCACCTGCTCCGCCGTCCTGCTGCTGCGCGGCGCACACCGGCAGGCCGTGCCGGTCCGGGTCGACCGGCTCGGCGAAGGGCTCCTCCGGCTCGCCACCGCCGGCGCGTGGGCCACCGGCGCCGGCTGGCTCTGTTCCGTCGGGATCGACTCCCCCGCCCTCTCCGTCACCGTCGCCACCGCCGTCGTCGTCGGCGTCTTCCTGCTCTTCATCGCCTGCGCCGCCAAGGCGCCGGAGATCCCGCCCCTGCCCCGCTCCGCCTCCCGGAGGACCGACCATGCCCGCCCCCACCGCGCTGCGCCGACTGCTGCCGAAGCCGCCCCTGTGGGTGAAACCGCCCCTGTGGGTGGCGATGTACCACTCGATCACGGACCCCGGTGA
- a CDS encoding polysaccharide deacetylase family protein has product MPAPTALRRLLPKPPLWVKPPLWVAMYHSITDPGDDPYHVTVSPVRFARQMHWLGDRGLRGVSVRELLAATAAGRAKGLVGLTFDDGYADFLDSALPLLRRHGFTATVYVLPGRLGGENAWDTEGPRKTLLDEDGILRIAAAGMEIGSHGLTHVPLTEADDTALADETRRSRELLEEMTGDTVDGFCYPYGKVDPRVIHAVRKAGYRHACAIDPGPHTSAYALPRVHIGEDDTSWRLTAKRVLHPLRRRHPVDVFPSQAQTGPAVVGAP; this is encoded by the coding sequence ATGCCCGCCCCCACCGCGCTGCGCCGACTGCTGCCGAAGCCGCCCCTGTGGGTGAAACCGCCCCTGTGGGTGGCGATGTACCACTCGATCACGGACCCCGGTGACGACCCGTACCACGTGACCGTCTCCCCCGTCCGCTTCGCCCGGCAGATGCACTGGCTCGGCGACCGGGGGCTGCGCGGGGTCTCGGTGCGGGAGCTGCTCGCCGCCACCGCGGCCGGGCGCGCCAAGGGGCTCGTCGGCCTCACCTTCGACGACGGCTACGCCGACTTCCTCGACTCGGCACTGCCGCTGCTGCGCCGTCACGGCTTCACCGCCACCGTGTACGTCCTGCCGGGCCGGCTCGGCGGCGAGAACGCCTGGGACACCGAGGGCCCGCGCAAGACGCTCCTCGACGAGGACGGCATCCTGCGGATCGCCGCGGCCGGCATGGAGATCGGCTCCCACGGCCTGACCCACGTCCCGCTCACCGAGGCCGACGACACGGCGCTCGCGGACGAGACCCGGCGCAGCCGCGAGCTCCTGGAGGAAATGACCGGCGACACCGTCGACGGCTTCTGCTACCCGTACGGGAAGGTCGACCCACGCGTCATCCACGCCGTGCGGAAGGCCGGCTACCGCCACGCCTGCGCGATCGACCCCGGCCCGCACACCAGCGCGTACGCCCTGCCCCGCGTCCACATCGGCGAGGACGACACGTCCTGGCGGCTCACGGCCAAGCGCGTGCTGCATCCGCTGCGCCGCCGCCATCCCGTCGACGTGTTCCCCTCGCAGGCCCAGACGGGACCCGCCGTGGTCGGTGCGCCATGA
- a CDS encoding glycosyltransferase, giving the protein MRVLHVITGLGIGGAEQQLRLLLRHLPVQHGVVTLTNPGAVAAGIESDGTPVTHLGMAGNRDLGALPRLARIVRQGRYDLVHTHLYRACVYGRLAARLAGVRRVIATEHSLGEAQIEGRPLSAGTRALYLASERLGTSTVAVSPSVARRLADWGVPAARIQVVPNGIESGRFAFDARARRLTRGVLGIPEDAYVVGGVGRLAPGKRFDRLVRAVASVPEARLLLVGDGEHREELLRVARECGAADRVLLAGACEDPPSVASLGPSLPELLSAMDAFVSTSPDETFGLAVVEALAAGLPVLYVACPAIDDLPPDAAPGARRIGESVPELISALRGIRDARLARLPQPAAARRYDIARSAGQLMSLYDQAVHGTPSPAK; this is encoded by the coding sequence ATGAGGGTCCTGCACGTCATCACCGGGCTCGGCATCGGCGGCGCCGAGCAGCAGCTGCGGCTCCTCCTGCGTCACCTCCCGGTCCAGCACGGGGTGGTGACCCTCACCAACCCGGGCGCGGTCGCCGCGGGCATCGAGTCCGACGGCACCCCCGTCACCCACCTGGGCATGGCCGGCAACCGCGACCTCGGCGCGCTCCCCCGCCTCGCGCGGATCGTCCGCCAGGGCCGCTACGACCTCGTCCACACGCACCTCTACCGGGCGTGCGTGTACGGCAGGCTCGCGGCCCGGCTCGCCGGGGTCCGGCGGGTCATCGCCACCGAGCACTCGCTCGGCGAGGCCCAGATCGAGGGCCGCCCGCTCTCCGCCGGCACCCGCGCCCTGTACCTGGCCTCCGAACGGCTCGGCACCTCCACGGTCGCCGTCTCGCCCAGCGTGGCCCGCCGGCTCGCCGACTGGGGGGTACCCGCGGCCCGTATCCAGGTCGTGCCCAACGGCATCGAGAGCGGCCGTTTCGCCTTCGACGCCCGCGCCCGCCGCCTCACCCGGGGCGTCCTCGGCATCCCCGAGGACGCCTACGTCGTCGGCGGGGTGGGGCGGCTCGCGCCGGGAAAGCGCTTCGACCGGCTCGTCCGGGCCGTGGCCTCCGTGCCGGAGGCCCGGCTGCTCCTCGTCGGCGACGGCGAGCACCGCGAGGAGCTGCTGCGGGTGGCCCGGGAGTGCGGGGCCGCCGACCGGGTGCTGCTCGCCGGGGCCTGCGAGGACCCGCCGTCCGTCGCCTCGCTCGGCCCCTCGCTGCCCGAACTGCTCTCCGCCATGGACGCCTTCGTGTCCACGTCCCCCGACGAGACCTTCGGACTCGCCGTCGTCGAGGCGCTGGCCGCGGGCCTGCCCGTGCTCTACGTGGCCTGCCCCGCGATCGACGACCTGCCGCCGGACGCGGCTCCGGGCGCGCGCCGGATCGGCGAGTCCGTGCCCGAGCTGATCTCCGCGCTGCGCGGCATCCGGGACGCCCGGCTCGCCCGGCTCCCGCAGCCGGCGGCCGCCCGCCGCTACGACATCGCCCGCAGCGCAGGGCAGCTGATGTCCCTCTACGACCAGGCCGTCCACGGCACCCCCTCCCCCGCGAAGTGA
- a CDS encoding lipopolysaccharide biosynthesis protein: MNTTPTRSFPPAGLRRPGRWAVLPAAVLAGAALGGGYGALKTPQYAATSYVIVVPAEKSDPAAALGFAQAYGRVATDIAVTGDAQVWAGVTADTLRRSVQAATSPDAPMISITARAEKPAKAVSMADGVARALVLNSTHVAGSTGVKVVQFSRATKPVTPVSPSAPLSALVGACAGGLLGGLVLLVRPKRGTARGEARHSRQTTPAAPGTPTTPSGTSPTSAAVPAPAVASHQPEPEAV; encoded by the coding sequence ATGAACACCACCCCAACCCGGTCCTTCCCGCCCGCCGGGCTCCGCCGCCCCGGCCGCTGGGCCGTGCTCCCCGCCGCCGTCCTCGCAGGGGCCGCCCTCGGCGGCGGGTACGGAGCGCTCAAGACCCCGCAGTACGCGGCGACCAGCTACGTCATCGTCGTACCGGCCGAGAAGTCCGACCCGGCGGCGGCGCTCGGCTTCGCCCAGGCCTACGGGCGGGTCGCCACCGACATCGCGGTGACCGGCGACGCACAGGTGTGGGCGGGCGTCACCGCCGACACCCTGCGCAGGAGCGTGCAGGCTGCGACCTCCCCGGACGCGCCGATGATCTCGATCACCGCCCGGGCCGAGAAGCCCGCGAAAGCCGTGTCCATGGCCGACGGGGTGGCCCGCGCGCTCGTCCTCAACAGCACGCACGTCGCGGGCAGCACGGGCGTCAAGGTCGTCCAGTTCTCGCGCGCCACCAAGCCGGTCACCCCGGTGTCCCCGTCGGCGCCGCTCTCCGCGCTCGTCGGCGCCTGTGCGGGCGGGCTGCTCGGCGGCCTGGTCCTGCTCGTCCGCCCGAAGCGCGGCACCGCGCGCGGCGAGGCCCGCCACTCCCGGCAGACCACCCCGGCCGCCCCGGGGACGCCCACCACCCCCTCCGGCACCTCCCCCACGTCCGCCGCGGTGCCCGCCCCCGCGGTCGCCTCGCACCAGCCGGAACCGGAGGCGGTGTGA
- a CDS encoding GNAT family N-acetyltransferase, translated as MTPRALRTEICRDEERFGGLAAEWTALYGRCSSATPFQSHSWLHSWWLSYGRPGALRVVLVRRESGELVAAAPLMRAGGPLPVLTQLGGTITDFTDVLLDDDCPEAAPALARALARAAGGAVVDLREVRPGAASERVFAHWRGPRRRLPDSLCLELPAVPMEGLLERIPSGKAQRVRAKLRKLDALGIDSHVVTGDEVPAALDRLLKLHQLQWQGRGVTAEHTSRRFAQHLTRAVRPMVERGDAMVTEFRLAGDVVAADLTLMSPRLAGGYLYGADPALRARKVDVATMLLRHGARETSTGGRATLSMLRGTEAYKQHWRPETVRNQRLMLAGRRTAPLLWLRAGAADGRRWAARQARERAWVGRALARLPGRTPNGGG; from the coding sequence GTGACCCCGAGAGCGCTGCGGACCGAGATCTGCCGTGACGAGGAGCGGTTCGGGGGGCTGGCGGCCGAGTGGACGGCGCTGTACGGGCGCTGCTCCTCCGCCACCCCCTTCCAGTCCCACTCCTGGCTGCACTCCTGGTGGCTCTCCTACGGGCGGCCCGGTGCGCTGCGGGTGGTGCTCGTACGACGGGAGAGCGGCGAACTCGTCGCCGCCGCGCCCCTGATGCGGGCCGGCGGGCCGCTGCCCGTCCTCACCCAGCTCGGCGGCACCATCACCGACTTCACGGACGTCCTCCTCGACGACGACTGCCCCGAGGCCGCGCCCGCCCTGGCCCGGGCCCTCGCCCGGGCGGCCGGGGGCGCGGTCGTCGACCTGCGGGAGGTACGCCCCGGGGCGGCCAGCGAGCGGGTCTTCGCGCACTGGCGCGGGCCGCGCCGCCGGCTGCCCGACTCGCTGTGCCTGGAGCTGCCCGCCGTCCCCATGGAGGGGCTGCTCGAACGGATCCCCTCCGGGAAGGCCCAGCGGGTCCGCGCCAAACTCCGCAAGCTCGACGCCCTCGGCATCGACTCGCACGTCGTCACCGGCGACGAGGTCCCCGCCGCCCTCGACCGGCTCCTGAAGCTCCATCAGCTCCAGTGGCAGGGCCGCGGGGTGACCGCCGAGCACACGAGCAGGCGCTTCGCCCAGCACCTGACGCGGGCCGTGCGGCCCATGGTGGAGCGCGGCGACGCGATGGTCACCGAGTTCCGGCTCGCCGGGGACGTGGTGGCCGCCGACCTGACCCTGATGTCCCCCCGGCTCGCCGGCGGCTACCTGTACGGCGCCGACCCGGCGCTGCGGGCCCGCAAGGTCGACGTGGCGACGATGCTCCTGCGCCACGGGGCCCGCGAGACCAGCACCGGCGGGCGGGCCACGCTGAGCATGCTGCGCGGCACCGAGGCGTACAAGCAGCACTGGCGGCCCGAGACCGTCCGCAACCAGCGGCTGATGCTCGCGGGGCGGCGTACGGCCCCGCTCCTGTGGCTGCGCGCGGGCGCAGCCGACGGTCGCCGCTGGGCTGCCCGCCAGGCCCGGGAGCGGGCCTGGGTGGGACGTGCGCTGGCCCGGCTCCCCGGACGGACGCCGAACGGCGGCGGATGA